In Acidobacteriota bacterium, a single genomic region encodes these proteins:
- a CDS encoding sigma-54 dependent transcriptional regulator: MSAILTPPQPSSPSARETTARILVVDDEPNICRLLAHNLGRAGYTVSTAGSGGQAIETFEKSGADLVLLDLKLPDMAGLEVLRHLRRIDRDLPVIVLTAHGSVDTAVEAMKLGAHDFLAKPFELERLEIALRNGLEIRHLAREVRRLRCRLAATERFSEIIGAEGGLRECLALVEKVLPSDLTVLLTGASGTGKDLFARVIHAEGPRSNGPFLPVNCAALPEGLLESELFGHEKGAFTGATSRHIGKFEQADGGTLFLDEIADMAPAVQAKLLRVLQDRTVFRLGGNTAIRVDVRVICATHQDLERAVAEGRFREDLYYRLAVFPVHIPPLRDRKEDIPALVDHVIARAGKAPTQGISAAALECLESHDWPGNVRELQNVIRRALVLAGGETILPEHLPPGIGGARSLTAGRSSLPPALSGESIAPLEEVERQHVRRAVEACRGNLSQAARRLGIGRTTLYRKLKRFGLG; the protein is encoded by the coding sequence ATGAGCGCGATCCTCACCCCGCCCCAGCCGTCCTCTCCGAGCGCGCGGGAAACCACCGCACGGATCCTCGTGGTGGACGACGAGCCGAACATCTGCCGCCTGCTGGCCCATAACCTGGGCCGGGCCGGCTACACCGTCTCCACCGCCGGCAGCGGGGGACAAGCCATCGAGACCTTCGAGAAAAGCGGCGCGGATCTCGTCCTGCTGGACCTGAAACTGCCCGACATGGCGGGTCTCGAGGTGTTGCGCCACCTCCGTCGCATCGATCGCGATCTGCCGGTGATCGTTCTCACCGCCCATGGATCGGTGGACACGGCCGTGGAGGCGATGAAACTCGGCGCCCACGACTTCCTCGCCAAGCCCTTCGAGTTGGAGCGCCTCGAAATCGCGCTGCGCAATGGGCTCGAAATCCGTCACCTGGCCCGGGAAGTCCGGCGGCTGCGGTGCCGCCTTGCCGCCACGGAACGCTTCTCCGAGATCATCGGCGCCGAAGGTGGCCTCCGAGAATGCCTGGCCCTGGTGGAGAAAGTGCTTCCCAGCGATCTGACCGTTCTTCTCACCGGTGCCTCCGGTACCGGCAAGGATCTCTTCGCCCGGGTGATCCACGCCGAGGGCCCCCGCTCGAACGGCCCCTTCCTGCCGGTCAATTGCGCGGCTCTACCTGAAGGACTGCTGGAAAGCGAACTCTTCGGGCATGAAAAGGGAGCCTTCACCGGCGCCACCAGCCGGCACATCGGAAAATTCGAGCAGGCAGACGGGGGCACCCTCTTCCTCGACGAGATCGCCGACATGGCTCCCGCGGTGCAGGCCAAGCTGCTCCGGGTGCTCCAGGACCGGACGGTGTTCCGCCTCGGCGGCAACACGGCGATCCGGGTGGATGTGCGGGTGATCTGCGCGACCCACCAGGATCTCGAGCGCGCGGTGGCGGAAGGACGATTTCGGGAGGACCTCTACTACCGCCTGGCGGTCTTTCCGGTCCACATCCCGCCCCTGCGGGACCGCAAGGAAGACATTCCCGCGCTGGTCGACCACGTCATCGCCCGCGCGGGCAAAGCCCCGACCCAGGGCATCTCCGCCGCAGCCCTCGAATGCCTCGAGAGCCACGACTGGCCGGGCAACGTCCGTGAACTGCAGAACGTGATTCGGCGGGCGCTGGTCCTCGCCGGCGGGGAGACGATTCTCCCCGAGCACCTGCCCCCCGGGATCGGCGGCGCCCGGTCCCTCACCGCGGGACGCTCTTCCCTGCCGCCGGCCCTCTCCGGAGAGAGCATCGCTCCCCTCGAGGAAGTCGAGCGCCAGCACGTGCGGCGAGCGGTGGAGGCCTGCCGGGGCAATCTCAGCCAGGCGGCGCGACGACTGGGCATCGGCCGCACCACCCTCTATCGCAAGCTCAAGCGCTTCGGTCTCGGCTGA
- the alr gene encoding alanine racemase: protein MRGLPAGAVSWVEIDLDALRRNLGAFRSRLGRGTRLAAVVKANAYGHGVELVAPAALEAGADVLAVINLAEGVALRRLVGRDVPIVVLGRVPPGDCPPAVEAGLELTLYDRAAAEALAVAARRLGRVARVHLKVETGTHRQGLAGEALLDLARHVAGRESLRLAGISTHFADIEDTTDHDFARRQLETFLSCSEQVRALHPSSTPLRHVACSAAAILFPETHLDMARVGIALYGLWPSRETLVSARERSLADFQLEPVLSWKAAIAQVKVVPRGAWVGYGRSWRAGRESRIAVVPVGYYEGYDRSLSGRAHVLCHGSRAPVVGRVCMNMFMIDVTDAGPVQAGDEVVLIGASGGERIRAEDLAGWAGTIHYEIVSRIHPSLPRIAVSRDRSA, encoded by the coding sequence TCGCCTGGCGGCGGTGGTCAAGGCCAACGCCTACGGTCACGGGGTGGAGCTGGTGGCGCCGGCGGCTCTCGAGGCCGGCGCCGACGTGCTGGCGGTGATCAACCTGGCCGAGGGGGTCGCATTGCGGAGGCTGGTGGGGCGGGACGTTCCCATCGTCGTGCTCGGCCGCGTGCCCCCCGGCGATTGCCCCCCGGCGGTGGAAGCCGGCCTCGAGCTGACTCTCTACGACCGGGCCGCCGCCGAGGCCCTGGCCGTGGCGGCGCGGCGGTTGGGGAGGGTGGCCCGGGTGCACCTGAAGGTCGAGACGGGAACCCACCGGCAAGGCCTGGCCGGCGAGGCGTTGCTCGACCTGGCGCGCCATGTCGCGGGTCGTGAAAGCCTCCGCCTGGCCGGGATCTCGACCCACTTCGCGGACATCGAAGACACCACCGATCACGACTTCGCCCGTCGGCAGTTGGAGACTTTCCTGTCCTGCTCCGAGCAGGTCCGTGCGCTCCATCCATCGTCGACGCCGCTGCGCCACGTGGCCTGTTCGGCGGCGGCGATCCTGTTTCCCGAAACCCATCTGGACATGGCGCGTGTGGGCATCGCCCTCTACGGTCTGTGGCCTTCCCGGGAAACCCTGGTCTCGGCCCGGGAGCGAAGCCTGGCCGATTTCCAACTCGAACCCGTGCTGAGCTGGAAGGCCGCCATCGCCCAGGTGAAGGTGGTGCCACGGGGCGCCTGGGTCGGTTACGGGCGGTCGTGGCGCGCGGGCCGGGAGAGCCGGATCGCCGTCGTGCCCGTGGGCTACTACGAGGGCTACGACCGCTCCCTTTCGGGTCGGGCCCACGTGTTGTGTCATGGAAGCCGGGCTCCGGTGGTCGGTCGGGTATGCATGAACATGTTCATGATCGATGTCACCGACGCCGGGCCGGTACAGGCCGGAGACGAGGTGGTCCTGATCGGTGCGTCGGGAGGGGAGCGGATCCGTGCGGAGGATCTGGCGGGCTGGGCCGGGACGATCCACTACGAGATCGTCTCCCGCATCCACCCCTCCTTGCCCCGGATCGCCGTCAGCCGAGACCGAAGCGCTTGA
- a CDS encoding PAS domain-containing protein, translating to MSIFDALPDAVLVTDAEGRIQWVSHVFSRLFGYSEALLRGERASLIVGPYASEAEGRALSELVARGEGDIDLTAFNQEGISFPAWIRVRIPDKHPELRLVVVTDGSERERLRAELVVKAEAAQREKEILRSTAESIAEGLLVADDSERIVLVNSAASRLLGVSATEINGRPLASVELPGTLRGHWLAFLAGARQIDARGLEVEVGDETRHVQVQLAKVCSVRGLPLGSVVVLAEEAVGGKDAGDGAALLEVFFHQLRTPLASIQGFAATLTGDENLAPELQREFCGIIRKDAARLARRLETWLEIFRLHAGLPVLERDLVDLNGLLLESVDQVCEEASVDPSRFQVDLPGNPVIASVDRRRVQNALKELVRNAVEHGWSERGVSISLRGDSGAATAEVRDWGQGLPPGAEEAFARVASAFPHRADGGTAVGLGLAFCRKVAERHAGDLRVETAEGGGVRVALRLPL from the coding sequence GTGTCGATCTTCGACGCGTTGCCCGACGCGGTGCTGGTCACCGACGCGGAGGGCCGCATTCAGTGGGTCAGCCACGTCTTCTCGCGGCTTTTCGGCTATTCCGAGGCCCTGCTTCGTGGGGAAAGGGCCAGTCTGATCGTCGGGCCCTACGCATCCGAAGCGGAAGGTCGTGCCCTGTCCGAGCTGGTGGCCCGGGGCGAGGGGGACATCGATCTGACGGCTTTCAACCAGGAAGGCATCTCGTTCCCCGCCTGGATCCGCGTGCGGATACCCGACAAGCATCCTGAACTGCGGCTGGTCGTGGTGACCGATGGAAGCGAACGGGAACGTTTGCGCGCCGAACTGGTGGTCAAGGCGGAGGCGGCCCAGCGCGAAAAGGAAATCTTGCGCTCCACCGCGGAATCCATCGCGGAAGGCTTGCTGGTCGCCGACGATTCCGAGCGCATCGTTCTGGTCAACAGTGCGGCGAGCCGGCTGCTGGGCGTCTCGGCGACGGAGATCAACGGCCGCCCACTGGCCTCGGTGGAACTTCCCGGCACCCTGCGCGGGCACTGGCTGGCGTTTCTCGCGGGGGCGCGCCAGATCGACGCCCGTGGTCTCGAAGTTGAGGTCGGGGACGAAACGCGCCATGTGCAGGTGCAGTTGGCCAAGGTCTGCAGCGTTCGAGGACTGCCCCTGGGTTCGGTGGTCGTCCTGGCCGAGGAGGCCGTGGGCGGCAAAGACGCCGGGGATGGTGCGGCCCTCCTCGAGGTCTTCTTCCACCAGTTGCGCACACCACTGGCCTCGATTCAAGGATTCGCGGCGACGCTGACCGGCGACGAGAATCTCGCCCCGGAACTGCAGCGGGAGTTCTGCGGCATCATCCGCAAGGATGCCGCCCGCCTTGCGCGACGGCTCGAGACATGGCTCGAGATCTTCCGCCTTCATGCCGGCCTCCCGGTTCTCGAGCGGGACCTGGTGGATCTCAATGGACTTTTGCTGGAATCGGTGGACCAGGTCTGCGAAGAAGCGTCCGTCGATCCCTCTCGATTCCAGGTGGATCTTCCCGGAAACCCCGTCATCGCGTCGGTCGATCGCAGGCGAGTTCAGAACGCGCTCAAGGAACTCGTGCGCAATGCCGTGGAGCACGGTTGGTCGGAGCGGGGAGTGTCGATCAGCCTGAGGGGCGACTCGGGGGCGGCGACGGCGGAAGTGCGCGACTGGGGCCAGGGGTTGCCTCCGGGCGCGGAAGAAGCCTTCGCGCGGGTTGCGAGTGCTTTCCCCCATCGTGCCGACGGCGGGACCGCGGTGGGCCTGGGTCTCGCATTTTGCCGCAAGGTGGCAGAGCGGCACGCGGGAGATCTGCGCGTGGAGACGGCCGAAGGCGGGGGCGTGCGGGTCGCCTTGAGGCTGCCCCTGTAG